One Paracidovorax avenae ATCC 19860 genomic region harbors:
- a CDS encoding type III pantothenate kinase produces MTFLAIDVGNTRLKWAMYDAPKPGAAVLAHGAEFLDHIERLADSAWAGLPAPTRMLGCVVAGDAVRRRVMEQMEWWDVPSHWVVPSAQEAGLVNGYDHPTRLGSDRWVAMIGARHRLLRQGTARPLVVVMVGTAVTVEAIDAEGRFLGGLILPGHGIMLRALESGTAGLHVPTGEVKLFPTNTSDALTSGGTYAIAGAVERMVQHVIQHCGEEPACMMTGGAGWKMAPSMTRPFDLIENLIFEGLLAIAAERFPGS; encoded by the coding sequence ATGACTTTTCTGGCCATCGACGTCGGCAACACCCGCCTGAAATGGGCGATGTATGATGCCCCCAAGCCGGGCGCCGCCGTGCTGGCCCACGGCGCCGAGTTCCTCGACCACATCGAGCGGCTCGCGGACAGCGCCTGGGCGGGGCTGCCCGCGCCCACGCGCATGCTCGGCTGCGTGGTGGCCGGCGATGCCGTGCGCCGGCGCGTCATGGAGCAGATGGAGTGGTGGGACGTGCCGTCCCACTGGGTCGTTCCTTCCGCGCAGGAAGCAGGGCTCGTCAACGGGTACGACCATCCCACGCGCCTGGGCTCGGACCGATGGGTGGCCATGATCGGCGCGCGCCACCGGCTGCTGAGGCAGGGCACTGCGCGTCCCCTGGTGGTGGTGATGGTCGGAACGGCGGTGACCGTGGAAGCCATCGATGCCGAAGGCCGCTTCCTGGGGGGGCTCATCCTTCCGGGGCACGGCATCATGCTGAGAGCCCTGGAGTCCGGCACCGCGGGGCTGCACGTTCCCACGGGCGAAGTGAAGCTGTTTCCCACCAATACCAGCGATGCGCTCACCAGTGGCGGCACCTACGCCATCGCCGGTGCCGTGGAGCGGATGGTGCAGCACGTGATCCAGCACTGCGGCGAAGAGCCGGCCTGCATGATGACCGGGGGGGCCGGCTGGAAAATGGCGCCCAGCATGACCCGTCCGTTCGATCTCATCGAGAACCTGATCTTCGAGGGACTGCTCGCCATCGCGGCGGAGCGGTTCCCCGGGTCCTAG
- the lysM gene encoding peptidoglycan-binding protein LysM, whose translation MGLFSFVKEAGEKLFGGKEAHAAPAAAPAAPSQEELNATAGKAIETYIASQNLGVRDVRVTFAGPEGKVTVQGEAPTQAAKEKVTLCCGNVSGVTSVDNQMAVQASEPEAQYHDVVRGDTLSAIAKKYYGDANKYPRIFEANQPMLTHPDKIYPGQKLRIPPL comes from the coding sequence ATGGGACTTTTCAGCTTCGTCAAGGAAGCCGGGGAAAAGCTGTTCGGGGGCAAGGAGGCACATGCCGCACCGGCCGCTGCGCCCGCCGCACCGAGCCAGGAGGAACTCAACGCCACTGCCGGCAAGGCGATCGAGACCTACATCGCCTCCCAGAACCTGGGCGTGCGCGATGTGCGGGTGACATTCGCGGGCCCGGAAGGCAAGGTGACCGTGCAAGGCGAGGCGCCGACCCAGGCCGCCAAGGAGAAGGTCACGCTGTGCTGCGGCAACGTGTCCGGCGTGACGAGCGTGGACAACCAGATGGCCGTGCAGGCGTCGGAGCCCGAGGCGCAATACCATGACGTGGTGCGCGGCGACACGCTGTCGGCGATCGCCAAGAAGTACTACGGCGATGCCAACAAGTACCCGCGCATCTTCGAAGCCAACCAGCCCATGCTGACGCACCCGGACAAGATCTACCCGGGCCAGAAGCTGCGCATTCCGCCCCTGTGA
- a CDS encoding PLP-dependent aminotransferase family protein, with the protein MTAAHSGRRKGRDLQAELKARILDGTYPAGACLPSTRSLAAERGLARSTVSTVYEQLAAEGFIDSRPGAASRVAQGAAPLAGGGLEAGAGGASRVDGEVRLSALGERVRQLQPPGVSTPAVVPEDPAVVDFVYGPLAGRDFPTSAWERAVRQAGRERPERLAYGDPRGDPGLRAALQSHLSRTRGLACHPDQLMIVNGSQQALDLCARLLVDPGDTVAVENPGYRMAHQVFEAAGAHLAGVEVDAQGLRTDRLPCGAGVRLACVTPTHQFPLGSFLSVPRRHALLAWAQRQGAWIVEDDYDSEYRHALRADATLHTLDAHQSVIYVGTFSKTLSPQLRLGYMVLPRALADVFAAARRLGDRHAPFGTQRALAAMMESGSYDRHVRRIRRLQDARRTALLESIGQYFGDRVVVEGASGGLHVVVRLPGVPCSLEPDLAARALRHGVRIYPLGPFHLPSQADVPDRPAGFVMGYALLEPAQVQEGVRRLAAAFPGV; encoded by the coding sequence ATGACCGCTGCGCATTCCGGCCGCCGCAAGGGCCGGGACCTCCAGGCCGAACTCAAGGCGCGGATTCTCGACGGGACCTACCCCGCCGGTGCCTGCCTGCCATCCACGCGCAGCCTCGCCGCGGAGCGGGGGCTGGCGCGCAGTACCGTGTCCACGGTCTATGAGCAACTGGCGGCCGAAGGATTCATCGATTCACGACCCGGCGCCGCCAGCCGGGTGGCTCAGGGCGCGGCGCCTCTGGCTGGCGGAGGGCTCGAAGCCGGGGCGGGCGGCGCGTCCCGGGTGGATGGCGAGGTACGGCTGTCCGCGCTGGGCGAGCGTGTCCGGCAGCTGCAGCCCCCGGGCGTCTCCACGCCGGCGGTCGTGCCGGAGGATCCAGCCGTCGTCGATTTCGTCTATGGCCCGCTCGCAGGGCGCGATTTCCCCACGTCTGCCTGGGAGCGGGCCGTGCGGCAGGCCGGGCGCGAACGCCCGGAGCGGCTGGCCTACGGAGATCCCCGTGGAGACCCTGGCCTGCGCGCGGCCTTGCAGTCGCACCTGAGCCGCACCCGCGGGCTGGCCTGCCATCCCGACCAGTTGATGATCGTCAATGGTTCGCAGCAGGCGCTGGACCTGTGCGCCAGGCTGCTGGTGGATCCCGGCGACACCGTCGCGGTGGAAAACCCCGGATACCGCATGGCCCACCAGGTGTTCGAGGCCGCGGGAGCGCACCTCGCCGGGGTGGAGGTGGACGCGCAGGGCCTGCGCACCGACCGCCTTCCCTGCGGGGCGGGCGTGCGCCTGGCCTGCGTCACGCCCACCCACCAGTTCCCCCTGGGCAGTTTCCTGTCCGTGCCCCGGCGGCATGCATTGCTGGCATGGGCGCAGCGGCAGGGCGCCTGGATCGTGGAGGACGACTACGACAGCGAATACCGCCACGCGCTGCGGGCAGACGCGACGCTCCATACGCTGGACGCGCACCAATCCGTCATCTACGTGGGAACCTTCTCCAAGACGCTCTCGCCCCAGCTGCGGCTGGGCTACATGGTGCTGCCCCGCGCGCTCGCGGACGTGTTCGCAGCCGCGCGCCGGCTGGGTGACCGGCATGCGCCGTTCGGCACGCAGCGGGCTCTCGCCGCGATGATGGAAAGCGGCAGCTACGACCGCCACGTACGCCGCATCCGGCGCCTGCAGGACGCCCGGCGCACTGCGCTCCTGGAGTCCATCGGACAGTATTTCGGGGACCGTGTGGTGGTGGAGGGGGCCTCCGGTGGCCTGCATGTGGTCGTGCGGCTGCCCGGTGTGCCGTGCAGCCTGGAGCCGGACCTGGCAGCCCGGGCATTGCGCCACGGCGTGCGCATCTATCCGCTGGGCCCGTTTCACCTGCCTTCACAGGCCGATGTGCCGGACCGTCCGGCGGGCTTCGTGATGGGCTATGCCCTGCTGGAACCGGCACAGGTGCAGGAGGGCGTGCGCCGCCTGGCGGCGGCTTTTCCCGGGGTATGA
- a CDS encoding FMN-binding negative transcriptional regulator — protein sequence MYLPAAFAETRTSEQHRLIESHPLGMLVTQGAQGLDANHLPFLLDAGKGPLGTLSGHVARANPVWTDVADGSEVLVVFRGAEGYISPQWYPGKAEHHRHVPTWNYEAVHVHGCMAVRDDEAFVRGVVARLTRKHEAAMERPWKMGDAPADYLDAMVRQIVGIEIAITRMEGKRKLGQNRDDRDFAGAVQALRDRGQEALADAMQAASPTRGPL from the coding sequence ATGTACCTGCCCGCCGCCTTCGCCGAAACCCGGACGTCCGAACAGCACCGCCTCATCGAAAGCCATCCGCTGGGGATGCTGGTCACCCAGGGTGCGCAGGGCCTGGATGCCAACCATCTTCCGTTCCTGCTCGATGCCGGCAAAGGGCCGCTCGGCACGCTGTCGGGCCATGTGGCGCGCGCCAATCCGGTATGGACGGATGTGGCGGACGGGAGCGAGGTACTGGTGGTGTTCCGCGGCGCCGAGGGGTACATCTCGCCGCAGTGGTATCCCGGCAAGGCCGAGCACCATCGGCACGTGCCCACCTGGAACTACGAAGCCGTCCATGTCCATGGCTGCATGGCCGTGCGTGACGACGAGGCATTCGTGCGCGGGGTGGTCGCACGGCTCACGCGCAAACACGAAGCCGCCATGGAGCGCCCCTGGAAGATGGGGGATGCGCCCGCGGACTACCTGGATGCGATGGTGCGGCAGATCGTGGGCATCGAGATCGCCATCACCCGCATGGAGGGCAAGCGCAAGCTCGGCCAGAACCGCGACGACCGCGATTTCGCCGGAGCGGTGCAGGCGCTGCGCGACCGCGGGCAGGAGGCGCTGGCCGATGCCATGCAGGCGGCATCGCCAACGCGCGGACCGCTCTGA
- a CDS encoding rhodanese-like domain-containing protein, producing the protein MTTSSPSSSSPAAEVFPAEGYAGDVSPRTAWQWVQGGRAVLVDVRTDAERDWVGFVPGAVAIPWKVYPGMAPNPGFDEALRAAVPPGGQAVLLCRSGVRSVAAARRAAELGLTAYNILEGFEGDADAEGHRNRTGGWRFRGLPWRQG; encoded by the coding sequence ATGACCACTTCCTCTCCTTCCTCTTCATCCCCCGCCGCCGAGGTCTTCCCTGCCGAAGGCTACGCGGGCGATGTCTCTCCCCGGACCGCATGGCAGTGGGTGCAGGGCGGCCGGGCCGTGCTGGTGGACGTGCGCACCGATGCGGAGCGCGACTGGGTGGGCTTCGTGCCGGGGGCCGTGGCCATTCCCTGGAAGGTCTATCCAGGCATGGCGCCCAACCCCGGCTTCGACGAAGCCCTGCGTGCCGCCGTGCCCCCGGGCGGGCAGGCCGTACTGCTGTGCCGCAGCGGCGTGCGCTCCGTGGCGGCGGCCCGCCGCGCGGCCGAGCTGGGGCTCACGGCCTACAACATCCTCGAAGGCTTCGAAGGCGATGCGGACGCCGAGGGCCACCGCAACCGCACGGGCGGCTGGCGCTTCCGCGGCCTGCCCTGGCGGCAGGGCTGA
- a CDS encoding M48 family metallopeptidase, with amino-acid sequence MQRLVQLALDFFGGDAGSAPPVSPRGVPSNAAPLGAGDPAEAGGRDNVLRGPMEFRHPGANRELLLGDVLVAYALQRSRRRTIGFTVGADGLSVRAPGWVSLANVDASVREKSAWILRKLGEAQERQRRQADARIAWGDGAVLPYMGEPIAIVLDPAHGFRGQGGALVPGPDGALALHVGLPRAATPEQVRDAVQAWLMRDARRHFTARLDHFAPLLGVQWRTLRLSSAHTRWGSARADGSIRLNWRLLHYRPAIIDYVVAHELSHLRHMDHSPRFWDTVATVVPDYAALRDRLRDDPAPQWD; translated from the coding sequence ATGCAGCGGCTGGTGCAGCTCGCACTGGATTTCTTCGGCGGCGATGCTGGCAGCGCTCCGCCGGTTTCGCCGCGCGGCGTTCCCTCCAATGCCGCTCCCCTGGGCGCAGGCGATCCGGCAGAAGCGGGCGGGCGCGACAACGTGCTGCGCGGGCCCATGGAGTTCCGCCACCCCGGGGCGAACCGCGAACTGCTGCTGGGCGACGTGCTGGTCGCCTACGCGCTGCAGCGTTCCCGCAGGCGCACCATCGGTTTCACCGTGGGCGCGGATGGGCTGTCCGTGCGCGCGCCTGGATGGGTTTCGCTGGCCAACGTGGATGCGTCCGTGCGGGAGAAGTCCGCCTGGATCCTGCGCAAGCTCGGCGAAGCCCAGGAGCGCCAGCGGCGCCAGGCAGATGCGCGCATCGCCTGGGGCGACGGGGCCGTGCTGCCCTACATGGGTGAGCCGATCGCCATCGTGCTCGATCCGGCGCACGGCTTCCGGGGGCAGGGCGGGGCGCTGGTGCCCGGTCCGGACGGTGCCCTGGCCCTCCATGTGGGCCTGCCCCGCGCGGCCACCCCGGAGCAGGTGCGCGACGCCGTTCAGGCATGGCTCATGCGCGACGCGCGCCGCCATTTCACGGCCCGGCTGGACCATTTCGCCCCGCTCCTGGGCGTGCAATGGCGCACGCTGCGGCTGTCGAGCGCCCACACCCGCTGGGGCAGCGCGCGCGCCGACGGCTCCATCCGGCTGAACTGGCGCCTGCTGCACTACCGGCCGGCCATCATCGACTACGTGGTCGCCCACGAACTCTCGCACCTGCGCCACATGGACCACAGCCCCCGCTTCTGGGACACGGTGGCGACCGTGGTGCCCGACTATGCGGCGCTGCGCGACCGGCTGCGCGACGATCCCGCTCCGCAGTGGGACTGA
- a CDS encoding lysophospholipid acyltransferase family protein: MAFIRSVLHLLWMAFTVVPYTLAILVARLFGAPTRVRYRIARAWLKLSTDAARVIMGIRTRITGMEHLPKDPGQGVVLLVKHQSTYETFLMPAIMPRPLAYVFKKELLQIPFFGWSIGSLDMIHIDRNQRARAFVKVLQQGRALLARGTWVIMFPEGTRIDRGRKGDYKSGGTRLAIEAGVPVVPVAVTSAKVWPRKAFVKRPGTVDVSIGRPISSVGRKPDELMAEVEAWIEGEMRRLDPDAYGASGTDR, from the coding sequence ATGGCCTTCATCCGCTCCGTTCTCCATCTGCTCTGGATGGCCTTCACCGTGGTGCCCTACACCCTCGCCATCCTGGTGGCCCGGCTGTTCGGCGCGCCCACCCGGGTGCGCTACCGCATCGCGCGTGCCTGGCTCAAGCTCAGCACCGATGCAGCCCGCGTGATCATGGGCATCCGCACCCGCATCACCGGCATGGAGCACCTGCCGAAGGACCCGGGGCAGGGCGTGGTGCTGCTGGTCAAGCACCAGTCCACCTACGAAACCTTCCTGATGCCGGCGATCATGCCGCGCCCCCTGGCCTACGTGTTCAAGAAGGAACTGCTGCAGATCCCGTTCTTCGGCTGGTCCATCGGCAGCCTGGACATGATCCACATCGACCGCAACCAGCGTGCGCGTGCCTTCGTCAAGGTGCTGCAGCAGGGCCGGGCCCTGCTGGCTCGCGGCACATGGGTCATCATGTTCCCGGAGGGCACGCGCATCGACCGCGGCCGGAAGGGCGACTACAAGAGCGGCGGCACGCGCCTTGCCATCGAGGCCGGCGTGCCCGTGGTGCCGGTGGCCGTGACCTCGGCCAAGGTCTGGCCCCGCAAGGCCTTCGTCAAGCGGCCCGGCACGGTGGATGTCTCCATCGGCCGCCCCATTTCCTCCGTCGGGCGCAAGCCCGACGAACTGATGGCCGAGGTCGAAGCCTGGATCGAAGGCGAGATGCGGCGCCTGGATCCGGACGCCTACGGAGCCTCCGGCACGGACCGGTGA
- a CDS encoding D-glycero-alpha-D-manno-heptose-1,7-bisphosphate 7-phosphatase gives MKLAILDRDGTLNASGEEFISVPEEWVPVPGVPEAVARLTHAGWRLAVATNQPGLGRGLFDVLALNAIHARMHRVLAAAGGRIEAVFYCPHAPDEGCACRKPAPGLMEQIRERYGVEGGEILVVGNCPEHLWAGAAIGARLHAVGAPPEGSRPWPPGVQHHASLAEFADQLLAAGERPPPAGD, from the coding sequence ATGAAACTCGCCATTCTCGACCGCGACGGCACGCTCAATGCGTCCGGCGAGGAATTCATCTCCGTGCCAGAGGAATGGGTGCCCGTGCCGGGCGTGCCCGAGGCCGTGGCGCGCCTCACCCACGCGGGGTGGCGCCTGGCCGTGGCCACCAACCAGCCCGGGTTGGGGCGCGGCCTCTTCGACGTGCTGGCGCTCAATGCCATCCATGCGCGCATGCACCGGGTGCTGGCCGCCGCTGGCGGCCGCATCGAGGCGGTGTTCTACTGCCCCCACGCGCCCGACGAGGGATGTGCCTGCCGAAAGCCGGCGCCTGGGCTGATGGAGCAGATCCGCGAGCGGTACGGCGTGGAGGGCGGCGAGATCCTCGTGGTGGGCAACTGCCCGGAGCACCTGTGGGCCGGCGCCGCCATTGGCGCACGGCTCCATGCGGTGGGCGCGCCGCCCGAAGGCAGCCGACCCTGGCCGCCCGGCGTGCAACACCATGCCAGCCTGGCGGAGTTCGCGGACCAGCTCCTGGCCGCGGGCGAGCGGCCTCCACCAGCCGGCGACTGA
- the glyS gene encoding glycine--tRNA ligase subunit beta, whose amino-acid sequence MTHPNLLVELFVEELPPKALQKLGDAFAGVLLAQLQAQGLASAASRVTAYASPRRLAAHITEVAPQAADKAVSQKLMPVTVGLDASGHATPALLKKLAALGADASAVPGLRRAPDGKAEALFLDSTVRGATLSEGLQKALQESVAKLPIPKVMRYQLSSGCEQPGWTSVSFVRPAHGLVALHGTEVLLSVSVLGLTAGNATHGHRFEADVDPVVIRSADTYAQQLAEEGAVIAAFADRRAEIARQLQAAAERVGGGVRPIEDDALLDEVTALVERPNVLVCEFEKQFLDVPQECLILTMKANQKYFPLLDAEGRLTHRFLVVSNIRPDDASAVVGGNERVVRPRLADAKFFFDQDRKKTLESRVASLSRVVYHNQLGTQGERVERVRAIARAIAQQIGDVELARHADQAAQLAKADLVTDMVGEFPELQGTMGRYYAQADGLPAEVADAIEDHYKPRFAGDTLPRGDAGVVVALADKLETLVGMFGIGNLPTGDRDPFALRRHALGVIRMLVEKELPLDLETLLHSALPAFGDKIQDPTAPLADFIYDRLAGSLREQGYSAQEVDAVLALRPQRLALVAKQLAAVRAFAALPEAPALAAANKRVTNILKKAGDVDAHVNPDLLREQAEKDLYAALQRFVPEADALFAAGDYTASLQTLAVLRAPVDAFFDDVMVNAEELDLRLNRQGLLQSLHVAMNRVADLSRLAAA is encoded by the coding sequence ATGACCCATCCGAATCTTCTCGTTGAACTGTTCGTCGAAGAGCTGCCCCCGAAGGCCCTGCAGAAGCTCGGCGACGCCTTCGCCGGCGTGCTGCTCGCGCAACTGCAGGCCCAGGGCCTCGCCTCCGCCGCATCGCGCGTGACGGCCTATGCCTCGCCCCGGCGCCTGGCCGCCCACATCACCGAGGTCGCGCCCCAGGCGGCCGACAAGGCCGTCTCGCAGAAGCTCATGCCTGTCACGGTGGGCCTGGACGCGTCCGGCCATGCCACGCCCGCGCTGCTCAAGAAGCTCGCCGCCCTGGGCGCCGACGCGTCCGCCGTGCCCGGGCTGCGCCGTGCGCCCGACGGCAAGGCCGAGGCCCTGTTCCTGGACAGCACCGTGCGCGGCGCGACCCTGTCCGAAGGTCTGCAGAAGGCCCTGCAGGAATCCGTGGCGAAACTGCCCATCCCCAAGGTGATGCGCTACCAGCTCTCCTCGGGTTGCGAACAGCCGGGCTGGACCAGCGTGAGTTTCGTGCGCCCCGCGCACGGCCTCGTGGCGCTGCACGGCACCGAGGTGCTGCTGTCCGTCTCGGTGCTGGGCCTCACGGCCGGCAATGCCACCCACGGCCACCGCTTCGAGGCGGACGTGGACCCGGTGGTCATCCGCAGCGCCGACACCTACGCGCAGCAACTGGCCGAGGAAGGCGCCGTCATCGCCGCATTCGCCGATCGCCGCGCCGAGATTGCCCGCCAGCTGCAGGCGGCCGCCGAGCGCGTGGGCGGCGGAGTGCGGCCCATCGAGGACGATGCGCTGCTCGACGAGGTCACGGCACTGGTCGAACGGCCCAATGTGCTGGTGTGCGAGTTTGAGAAGCAGTTCCTCGACGTGCCGCAGGAATGCCTCATCCTCACGATGAAAGCCAACCAGAAATACTTCCCGCTGCTCGATGCCGAAGGCCGTCTCACGCACCGCTTCCTGGTGGTGAGCAACATCCGCCCCGACGACGCGAGCGCCGTGGTCGGCGGCAACGAGCGCGTGGTGCGCCCGCGCCTGGCCGATGCCAAATTCTTCTTCGACCAGGACCGCAAGAAGACGCTCGAATCCCGCGTGGCTTCGCTGTCCAGGGTGGTCTATCACAACCAGCTGGGCACCCAGGGCGAGCGCGTGGAGCGCGTGCGCGCCATTGCCCGGGCCATCGCCCAGCAGATCGGCGATGTGGAGCTGGCCCGCCATGCCGACCAGGCCGCGCAGCTCGCCAAGGCCGACCTCGTCACCGACATGGTGGGCGAATTCCCCGAACTGCAGGGCACCATGGGCCGCTACTACGCCCAGGCCGACGGCCTTCCCGCCGAAGTGGCCGATGCCATCGAAGACCACTACAAGCCCCGCTTCGCGGGCGACACGCTGCCGCGCGGCGATGCCGGTGTAGTGGTGGCGCTGGCCGACAAGCTCGAGACCCTGGTCGGCATGTTCGGTATCGGCAACCTGCCCACCGGCGACCGCGACCCGTTCGCGCTGCGCCGCCACGCACTGGGCGTGATCCGCATGCTGGTCGAGAAAGAGCTCCCGCTCGACCTGGAAACCCTGCTGCACAGCGCGCTGCCCGCCTTTGGCGACAAGATCCAGGACCCGACCGCGCCGCTGGCCGACTTCATCTACGACCGCCTCGCCGGCAGCCTGCGCGAGCAGGGCTACAGCGCCCAGGAAGTCGATGCCGTGCTGGCCCTGCGCCCGCAGCGCCTGGCCCTGGTGGCGAAGCAGCTCGCCGCCGTGCGCGCCTTCGCTGCGCTGCCCGAGGCCCCGGCGCTGGCCGCGGCCAACAAGCGCGTCACCAACATCCTGAAGAAGGCCGGCGACGTGGATGCGCACGTCAATCCCGACCTGCTGCGGGAGCAGGCCGAGAAGGACCTGTATGCGGCCCTGCAGCGCTTCGTGCCCGAGGCCGATGCGCTCTTCGCCGCGGGCGACTACACGGCCAGCCTGCAGACCCTGGCCGTGCTGCGAGCGCCCGTGGATGCGTTCTTCGACGACGTGATGGTCAACGCCGAGGAGCTGGACCTGCGCCTGAACCGCCAGGGCCTGCTGCAGAGCCTGCACGTGGCGATGAACCGCGTGGCCGATCTCTCCCGCCTGGCCGCGGCCTGA
- the glyQ gene encoding glycine--tRNA ligase subunit alpha encodes MLTFQQIILKLQSYWDAQGCALLQPYDMEVGAGTSHTATFLRALGPEPWKAAYVQPSRRPKDGRYGENPNRLQHYYQYQVVLKPAPDNILELYLGSLEALGFDLKKNDIRFVEDDWENPTLGAWGLGWEVWLNGMEVTQFTYFQQVGGIDCKPATGEITYGLERLAMYLQGVDNVYNLAWTDTLKYGDVYHQNEVEQSTYNFEHSDADFLFTAFAAHEKQAQYLMEQQLALPAYEQVLKAAHSFNLLDARGAISVTERAAYIGRIRNLARAVARSYLDSRARLGFPMAPRAWADEVLADIAKAGQQQQQKKDAA; translated from the coding sequence ATGTTGACCTTCCAGCAAATCATCCTGAAGCTGCAGTCGTACTGGGACGCCCAGGGCTGCGCGCTCCTGCAGCCCTACGACATGGAAGTGGGTGCGGGCACCTCGCACACCGCGACCTTCCTGCGCGCTTTAGGCCCGGAGCCCTGGAAGGCCGCCTACGTGCAGCCCAGCCGCCGGCCCAAGGACGGCCGCTACGGAGAGAACCCGAACCGCCTGCAGCACTACTACCAGTACCAGGTGGTGCTCAAGCCCGCGCCGGACAACATCCTGGAGCTGTACCTGGGCTCGCTCGAGGCGCTGGGCTTCGACCTGAAGAAGAACGACATCCGCTTCGTGGAAGACGACTGGGAGAACCCCACGCTCGGCGCCTGGGGCCTGGGGTGGGAGGTCTGGCTCAATGGCATGGAGGTGACGCAGTTCACCTACTTCCAGCAGGTCGGCGGCATCGACTGCAAGCCCGCGACGGGCGAGATCACCTATGGCCTGGAGCGCCTGGCCATGTACCTGCAGGGCGTGGACAACGTCTACAACCTCGCCTGGACCGATACGCTCAAGTACGGCGACGTCTATCACCAGAACGAGGTGGAGCAGTCCACCTACAACTTCGAGCATTCCGACGCCGACTTCCTCTTCACCGCCTTCGCGGCGCACGAGAAGCAGGCCCAGTACCTCATGGAGCAGCAACTGGCGCTGCCCGCCTACGAGCAGGTGCTCAAGGCCGCGCACAGCTTCAACCTGCTGGACGCGCGCGGCGCCATTTCCGTGACCGAGCGTGCCGCCTACATCGGCCGCATCCGCAACCTGGCCCGGGCCGTGGCCCGCAGCTACCTGGACAGCCGCGCGCGCCTGGGCTTCCCCATGGCGCCCCGTGCCTGGGCCGACGAAGTGCTGGCCGACATCGCCAAGGCCGGCCAGCAACAGCAGCAGAAGAAGGACGCCGCCTGA
- a CDS encoding c-type cytochrome encodes MTVKRTGLQALALALAALPWAAGAFDIAPHHVGDTLPTEQARAMLARHAARPPQPWREPDAHRIPAGPEGDAVREGIDLLRNTSSRVGRLAPDASKRLSWNSLNCVHCHQAGPSGLPGTKPYALPLVNAVNDYPKFDIKSGKIISLEQRVIGMFGPGSVPVGPDTPELRSIMAYLRWLAQGTVPHSAMERTGLLPMPPVARAADPQRGARLFASLCSACHGVDATGQRRPDFAQGGGYLFPPIAGTDTYDNAGHMFAVPLLARYIRASMPSGTSYDRPRLTPGQALDIAAFLNDDATPRLQSPNRLRLYPDPALRPQGFAIPEHFPGQPQAYRRAKFGPFRDVNENY; translated from the coding sequence ATGACCGTGAAACGCACAGGCCTGCAGGCACTGGCCCTCGCCCTGGCAGCCCTTCCATGGGCCGCCGGCGCCTTCGATATCGCTCCGCACCACGTGGGCGACACCCTTCCTACCGAACAGGCCCGGGCCATGCTGGCACGCCATGCCGCCCGGCCGCCACAGCCCTGGCGCGAGCCGGACGCCCACCGTATCCCTGCCGGGCCGGAGGGCGACGCGGTCCGCGAGGGCATCGACCTCCTGCGCAACACGTCCTCGCGCGTCGGCCGGCTGGCACCGGACGCATCGAAGCGCCTGTCCTGGAACAGCCTGAACTGCGTGCATTGCCACCAGGCCGGCCCGTCGGGCCTGCCGGGCACCAAGCCCTATGCGCTGCCTCTCGTGAATGCCGTCAACGACTATCCGAAGTTCGACATCAAGTCCGGGAAGATCATCTCGCTGGAGCAGCGCGTCATCGGCATGTTCGGCCCGGGCAGCGTGCCGGTCGGGCCGGACACGCCCGAACTGCGGTCCATCATGGCCTACCTGCGCTGGCTGGCGCAGGGGACGGTGCCGCATTCCGCCATGGAGCGAACGGGGCTGCTGCCCATGCCGCCCGTCGCGCGGGCGGCCGACCCGCAGCGTGGCGCGCGGCTGTTCGCCTCGCTGTGCAGCGCCTGCCATGGCGTGGACGCCACCGGCCAGCGGCGCCCGGACTTCGCCCAGGGCGGCGGCTACCTGTTTCCGCCGATCGCCGGCACGGACACGTACGACAACGCGGGCCACATGTTCGCGGTGCCGCTGCTCGCGCGCTACATCCGCGCGTCGATGCCTTCAGGCACCTCCTACGATCGGCCGCGGCTCACACCCGGGCAGGCGCTCGACATCGCGGCCTTCCTGAACGACGACGCCACGCCCCGCCTGCAGAGCCCGAACCGGCTGCGCCTCTATCCGGACCCGGCCCTGCGGCCGCAGGGCTTCGCGATACCGGAGCATTTCCCCGGCCAGCCCCAGGCCTACCGCCGGGCGAAGTTCGGCCCGTTCCGCGACGTCAACGAGAACTACTGA